The DNA sequence GGCAGCCCGTGCCCCCGGCCCATGTGCAGGCCCAACTCGTGGGGCACCACGTGGTGGTGGTGGTCAGCTAGGGCAGGGGGGCCGCCGCAGGCGGAGTGGGTTGGAGGTATTCAGGCCACAGGCCCCAGGCCGCTTGGCTGCGCCACCTAGTGCCTTTAGCCTTGAGCCTTGTTCCGGCCGCCGGAGGCGGAGTGGCATGGAGGTATACAGGCCCCAGGCCTTTTGGCTGCGCCACCTAGTGCCTTGTGCCTTGAGGCTTGATGCTTGAGCCTTGAGGCTTGTGCCTTGATGCTTGAGCCTTGACGCTTGTGCCTTGAACCTTGATGCTTGAGCCTTTCCCTCGGGCCTGCAGACCAACCCACCCAGGGCCTCCGGCCACCTGGGGCCCCAGTCCTTGACCACCTTTCGTGCGCCTTCTCCAACAACTGCTCTCCGACCTGCTCAACCACTTCTTCCACGACCCGGAGAAGCCACACGCGCTGTGGGGCTGGTGGACGATCGCGGGGATGTTGGGATTGATGTCGGGGCCGTTCTGGCTGCGGCCGGGTGCGGAGGCGTGATCGTAGGTCGACGGGCGGAAGTGCAGGTGAACCACTGCTCACACCGTGGAACTCATGACAGGTAGAAGTCGTTCCTGAATAGCCGGGAACTGCTGCCAAGAGCACGTGCGCACCGCGGTTCGACCTCCCGAGTCTTTGGATAAGCTGCAGGAGGACACACGGGTAGGTCCATGAGTTGGGCGGTCCGTGCATTGTTGATCGATCGTGGATAGAAAATACTTGCACCGTCGGCAAGTTCTTCAAACCCCTGCCACCGCAAGGAACCGGAGCGTGTGAACAACTTCGGAAACAAAGCCGAAGGCGATCCTTGTAGCGGGCTTCAGCGGGTTCCACCTTTGTAAAGCCCGACACCAGAAATGGTCGAAGGGACCGCGGCAACGGTCCCTTCAGTTGGGCGACGGACGGGTGCTCACTGGCCTCATGAACCAGCCGAGCATCGAGGGTGAAGGCCTCAACGTCGCGATACGGGAAGTCGGTCACGGCAGGCGCCTGCTGGTCTCATTCGCCAACCAGGTGTCGAGGTTAGCAGCCTCAATGTCGTGGCCTTCTTCGGTTTCCAAGTCGAAGGTATTGGCTCCGGCTATTCGGCATCCCAGAACCTGGCCCGCTCCTTTTGAACAGGGAGATGTGCGCAGCGAGCGACAGTGCCTGATTCCCAGTCCCTTCAATCGTGCATTTTTTCCCATTAGCTTGAACCCGTGACCATCCCCGACTACCTCTCCGCCCTCGCCAAGCTCCACGCCAGCGGCCGCGCCACCGAGCACAGCTATCGGGGCGACCTCCAACAGCTGCTGTCCTCCCTCTGCTCAGGCATCACGGTCACCAACGAACCCCAGCGCATCGCCTGCGGCGCACCGGACTACATCCTGACCAAGAAGGACATCCCCGTCGGCTACATCGAGGCCAAGGACATCGGGGTGGACATGGACAGCAAGAGCCTCAAGGAGCAGTTCGACCGCTACCGGGGCTCATTGGACAACCTCATCATCACCGACTACCTCGAGTTCCGCTTCTACCGCAACGGTGAGCCCACCAGCACCGTGCGCATCGGGGAGGTGAGCGGCGGCAAGGTGAAGCCCCTGCCTGCGGCCTTCGACCCCTTCACCGCGCTCATCGCCGACTTCGTGGCGTGGCAGGGGCAGACCATCACCAGCCCCAAGAAGCTCGCGGGCATGATGGCCGGCAAGGCCCGCCTGCTGGCCGATGTGATCGAGAAGGCCGTGACCAGCGACGAGGAGAGCCGCGCCAACACCGACCTGAAGGACCAGCTCGAAGCCTTCAAGCACATCCTCATCCACGACATCACGCCCAAGGCCTTCGCCGACCTCTACGCGCAGACCATCGCCTACGGCATGTTCGCCGCGCGGCTGCACGACCCCAGCCTGGACAGCTTCAACCGGATGGAGGCGGCCGTGCTCATCCCCAAGAGCAACCCCTTCCTGCGCAAGCTCTTCCACAGCATCAGCGGGCCCGACCTGGACGACCGCATCGTGTGGATCGTGGATGCGCTGGCCGACATCTTCCGCGCCACCGACATCGCCAGATTGCTCAGCGGCTTCGGCAAGGGCAGCGGCCGCGAGGATGCCTTCATGCACTTCTACGAGGACTTCCTCGCGCAATACGACCCCAAGCTGCGCAAGAGCCGCGGCGTGTGGTACACCCCCGATGCCGTGGTGCGCTTCATCGTGCGCGCGGTGGATGACATCCTGAGCAAGGTTGGGCGTGCCCCTCGCAAAAGCCTCGGGTCGCGCTTTCCGCTCTTACTCCTCGCTCCTTCGGCGCTGCGGGGTACCCGCTCCAACTCTACACTTGGACGCTTGGAAGATGAAGCATCTTCGAAGTGAACAATTCCTCCGAAGGAGGCTGAGCAGGATCACAGGTGAACCAGTCCGCTGCGAAGGTGTGATGACCTATAGCGATTATCGGTACCTGCGGTCCCTCAGGTCTGAGGCTTGGATAGAATGTGAGGCTCACGGCCTACTAGAGTTGTCAAGTTCAGGACCCGATGCTCAGCGCTCCCCCAGGGGATCGTGTGTCACCCAAAAGTAAACGAACATGAAGCACTGGATCGGGATCGACGTGAGCAAGGCGACCTTGGATGTG is a window from the Flavobacteriales bacterium genome containing:
- a CDS encoding SAM-dependent DNA methyltransferase, with amino-acid sequence MTIPDYLSALAKLHASGRATEHSYRGDLQQLLSSLCSGITVTNEPQRIACGAPDYILTKKDIPVGYIEAKDIGVDMDSKSLKEQFDRYRGSLDNLIITDYLEFRFYRNGEPTSTVRIGEVSGGKVKPLPAAFDPFTALIADFVAWQGQTITSPKKLAGMMAGKARLLADVIEKAVTSDEESRANTDLKDQLEAFKHILIHDITPKAFADLYAQTIAYGMFAARLHDPSLDSFNRMEAAVLIPKSNPFLRKLFHSISGPDLDDRIVWIVDALADIFRATDIARLLSGFGKGSGREDAFMHFYEDFLAQYDPKLRKSRGVWYTPDAVVRFIVRAVDDILSKVGRAPRKSLGSRFPLLLLAPSALRGTRSNSTLGRLEDEASSK